A region of Sulfuricella denitrificans skB26 DNA encodes the following proteins:
- a CDS encoding LexA family protein, producing the protein MPQKKIIPIIPHNEGPEIADETTACSSAEPYALMVLGDSMLPEFEEGEIIIIEPEGLAHNGSYVVAWHKDEYIFRQLVQHSDRWYLKPLNDLYPTDEVPGLEVVKGVITQKKKPGKRSSMKSY; encoded by the coding sequence ATGCCACAGAAAAAAATTATCCCCATCATCCCCCATAACGAAGGGCCAGAAATAGCCGATGAAACCACTGCCTGCTCCAGCGCCGAACCCTACGCGCTGATGGTGCTGGGCGACAGCATGTTGCCCGAATTCGAAGAAGGCGAAATCATCATCATCGAACCGGAAGGTCTGGCGCACAACGGCTCCTACGTTGTTGCCTGGCACAAGGATGAATACATCTTCCGCCAGCTGGTGCAACACAGTGACCGCTGGTACCTGAAACCCCTCAACGACCTGTACCCCACTGATGAAGTGCCAGGGCTGGAAGTAGTGAAGGGGGTAATCACGCAGAAAAAGAAACCGGGCAAGCGGAGTTCGATGAAGTCTTACTAG
- a CDS encoding alkaline phosphatase codes for MHHSVRKLVAAAVATTFTLSGVAPAFAAEPVVQGPESVSDWWNAGQAFVADSKKLHANRHHAKNVILFVGDGMGISTVTASRILEGQMKGATGEENRLFFETLPYVALSKTYSWDQQTSDSAPTMTAMVTGYKTREGMLSVDHTTARGECDAAVVAAKSLPTILEQAAAAGKATGIVSTARITHATPAATYAHTPVRDWESDANLPAGCGVKDIARQLIEASPAVKSSLKVVLGGGRDYFRMNTQLDPEYTTKKGLRKDGRDLTAEWVSTRNVIASGAQYVWDKAGFEAANPASTPFLLGLFERSHAQYEADRATDTAGEPSLTEMTAKSIEMLKKSKRGFFLHVEGGRIDHAHHAGNAKRAMLDTIEFAKAVKMAYDMTDPEETLIIVTADHSHTFTIAGYPHRGNNILGLVKEVPSVDGNAPVNSVDKLGLPYTTLGYANGPGWRDAVATGQKRPDLSAEDTNALGFLQESAVPLGSETHAGEDVPVYASGPDAYLVHGSMEQNWIYHVMKEAFQLHDKKD; via the coding sequence ATGCATCACTCTGTTCGTAAACTGGTCGCCGCCGCCGTGGCCACGACCTTCACCCTATCTGGCGTAGCTCCGGCCTTTGCCGCTGAACCGGTGGTACAGGGTCCGGAGTCGGTATCCGACTGGTGGAATGCCGGTCAGGCTTTTGTTGCCGATAGCAAGAAGCTCCACGCCAACAGGCACCACGCCAAGAACGTAATCCTCTTCGTTGGCGACGGCATGGGAATTTCCACCGTTACCGCCTCACGCATCCTGGAAGGCCAGATGAAGGGCGCCACGGGCGAGGAAAACCGCCTGTTCTTCGAAACGCTTCCTTATGTCGCCCTGTCCAAGACCTATTCCTGGGATCAGCAGACTTCCGACTCCGCACCCACCATGACCGCCATGGTCACCGGCTACAAGACGCGTGAAGGCATGCTGTCGGTTGACCACACTACTGCTCGCGGCGAATGTGATGCCGCCGTGGTTGCGGCAAAATCCCTGCCCACCATTCTCGAGCAAGCCGCTGCAGCCGGCAAGGCCACGGGTATCGTCTCTACCGCCCGTATCACTCATGCCACCCCGGCTGCAACCTACGCCCATACCCCGGTGCGCGACTGGGAATCCGATGCCAACCTGCCCGCAGGTTGTGGCGTGAAAGATATCGCCCGCCAGTTGATCGAAGCCTCCCCCGCCGTGAAAAGCAGCCTGAAAGTCGTGCTGGGCGGTGGCCGCGATTACTTCCGCATGAACACCCAGCTCGACCCCGAGTACACCACCAAGAAGGGTTTGCGTAAGGATGGCCGCGACCTGACCGCCGAATGGGTCAGCACCCGTAATGTTATTGCCTCTGGCGCTCAGTATGTCTGGGACAAAGCTGGGTTTGAAGCTGCCAACCCGGCCTCCACCCCCTTCCTGCTGGGTCTGTTCGAGCGTTCACACGCCCAGTACGAGGCAGATCGGGCTACGGATACGGCTGGCGAACCTTCTTTGACCGAGATGACCGCTAAGTCCATCGAGATGTTGAAAAAGAGCAAACGGGGTTTCTTCCTGCATGTTGAAGGTGGCCGTATCGACCATGCTCACCATGCCGGCAACGCCAAGCGCGCCATGCTGGATACCATCGAGTTCGCCAAGGCCGTGAAGATGGCCTACGACATGACCGATCCGGAAGAGACGCTGATCATCGTGACGGCTGACCATAGTCACACCTTCACCATTGCCGGATACCCGCACCGCGGCAACAATATCCTCGGTCTGGTGAAGGAAGTTCCTTCTGTGGATGGCAATGCGCCGGTGAATTCCGTGGACAAACTGGGTTTGCCCTACACCACTCTGGGCTATGCCAACGGCCCTGGCTGGCGTGATGCCGTCGCCACCGGCCAGAAGCGTCCTGACCTGAGCGCTGAGGACACCAACGCACTGGGCTTCTTGCAGGAATCTGCCGTACCCCTCGGTTCCGAGACTCATGCGGGTGAAGACGTGCCCGTCTATGCCAGCGGACCTGATGCTTATCTGGTACATGGTTCCATGGAGCAGAACTGGATCTACCACGTGATGAAGGAAGCTTTTCAGTTACATGACAAGAAGGATTAA
- the gspG gene encoding type II secretion system major pseudopilin GspG: MIRKESPTRCIRSGGFTLLELLVVMVIIGLLAGYVGPKYFAQIGKSEIKTAKAQINALGKALDQYRLDTGHYPSTSQGLSALTAQPSGETKWDGPYLQKNTVPPDPWSKPYIYKQPGEHGDYDLLSYGHDGQPGGTGEAADITNW; this comes from the coding sequence ATTATTAGAAAAGAATCTCCCACACGATGCATCCGCAGCGGTGGATTTACCTTGCTGGAGCTCCTCGTGGTCATGGTTATTATCGGATTGCTCGCCGGTTACGTGGGGCCGAAATACTTCGCCCAAATCGGCAAATCAGAGATAAAAACTGCCAAGGCGCAGATCAATGCGCTCGGCAAAGCCCTGGACCAGTACCGGCTCGACACCGGCCACTATCCATCCACTTCGCAAGGGCTGTCCGCACTCACAGCCCAACCCTCCGGTGAAACAAAATGGGATGGCCCCTACCTGCAAAAAAACACCGTGCCTCCAGACCCCTGGAGCAAGCCTTACATTTACAAGCAACCTGGAGAGCATGGCGACTATGACCTACTGTCGTACGGCCATGATGGACAGCCCGGAGGGACGGGAGAAGCAGCAGACATCACCAACTGGTAG
- a CDS encoding type II secretion system F family protein yields MRYEVKALRDGDIVAKLALDATNAQDARTQAREQGYEVLSVRSLGGLHLSLESRQEKFPLLLFSQELLALLNAGLSLMEAIQTLAVKETRPDARKVLDQVIAGLYEGRNLSAALERFPTAFPALYVATVRASERSSGLPEALSRYVEYQSQLDLVRKKLISASIYPVLLISVGLLVTLFLLIYVVPKFSKIYQSVGTDLPFLSKLLIQWGSLLEKNGLLLAIATASIIGAGIYWLRRPATRKWIVSMLWLIPQLGERMKIYQLARFYRTLGMLLRAGLPIVTAMEMAAGLLPPVLQAPLAGAALNISEGRPVSHAMEANQLTTPVAQRMLLVGERTGKMGEMMDNIAAFYDNEMARFVEWFTRLFEPLLMIVIGLIIGLIVILLYMPIFELAGNIQ; encoded by the coding sequence ATGCGCTACGAAGTTAAGGCCTTAAGGGATGGAGATATCGTCGCCAAACTCGCTCTGGATGCGACGAATGCACAGGATGCACGCACCCAGGCCCGTGAGCAGGGCTACGAGGTACTCTCCGTCCGATCGCTCGGAGGCTTGCATCTCTCGCTCGAAAGCCGGCAAGAAAAATTCCCGCTGCTGCTCTTCAGCCAGGAACTCCTGGCCCTGCTCAATGCGGGCCTCAGCCTCATGGAGGCGATACAAACACTGGCAGTCAAGGAAACCCGTCCAGATGCCCGCAAAGTTCTCGACCAGGTTATTGCCGGGCTCTATGAGGGCCGCAATCTGTCCGCAGCACTGGAACGCTTTCCGACCGCTTTTCCAGCGCTCTATGTGGCCACGGTCAGGGCCAGCGAACGTTCGAGCGGTTTACCGGAAGCCTTGTCGCGCTACGTCGAGTACCAATCCCAGCTCGACCTGGTACGCAAGAAACTCATCAGCGCTTCGATTTATCCGGTCCTGCTGATCTCGGTGGGACTGCTGGTCACGCTGTTCCTGTTGATCTACGTGGTGCCCAAATTCAGCAAGATTTACCAGAGCGTGGGAACAGACCTGCCTTTCCTGTCGAAGCTGCTGATTCAATGGGGATCATTGCTAGAAAAGAACGGCCTGCTTCTCGCCATCGCCACCGCCAGCATCATCGGCGCGGGCATTTACTGGCTGCGCCGGCCTGCAACACGAAAATGGATCGTCTCGATGTTGTGGCTGATTCCGCAACTGGGAGAACGCATGAAAATTTATCAGCTCGCACGCTTTTACCGGACGCTAGGAATGCTCTTGCGCGCCGGCCTCCCTATCGTGACCGCCATGGAAATGGCCGCCGGCCTGCTACCGCCAGTCCTGCAGGCTCCGCTTGCAGGCGCGGCGCTAAACATCAGCGAGGGCCGTCCGGTTTCCCACGCTATGGAGGCCAACCAACTGACGACGCCGGTAGCCCAAAGAATGCTTCTGGTCGGCGAACGCACCGGCAAGATGGGCGAAATGATGGACAACATCGCCGCCTTCTACGACAACGAGATGGCGCGTTTTGTGGAATGGTTCACGCGCCTGTTCGAGCCGCTGTTGATGATCGTCATCGGCCTGATCATAGGCCTGATCGTGATCCTCCTTTATATGCCGATTTTTGAACTTGCAGGGAACATCCAGTGA
- a CDS encoding GspE/PulE family protein, with protein sequence MSETTVANESALKITPSLLREARIDAARTNLRMVEILEEKTGLAPPEFVMALAHTLNYPVLSMEDLNRLTPAFDILPFTLAQQKDCIAFRDHEGKLLLAIGDPYNQTVQDWVEETIRVPFAGYLAHYADLAACLTQQEESLRAMDGVLGEENKETGSRSGIEDLSLKAISEDTSPVVKLVRSTLYDALKMGTSDIHLEKTPTGLAIRYRIDGVLTTVGEISGSDLAEQVISRIKVMSELDISERRTPQDGRFKVSAQGRDVDCRVSIMPSIFGEDAVLRILDKEALSDHMRGLRLDYIGFDADSLTRLRRLCNEPYGMVLVTGPTGSGKTTTIYAAISEINHGLDKIITIEDPVEYQLPGVLQIPVNEKKGLTFARGLRSILRHDPDKIMVGEIRDSETAQIAVQAALTGHLVFTTVHANNVFDVIGRFLHMQVDPYNFVAAMNGILAQRLVRMSCPHCAEPVQPDQELLALSGLADMDVTSYRFKAGKGCGQCRGSGYKGRRAIGELLNLNDEIREMIVAREPIRHLKEAARRNGTRFLRDAALDLVATGETTLQEINRVTFVA encoded by the coding sequence GTGAGCGAAACTACAGTGGCGAACGAATCTGCCCTGAAAATCACCCCTTCGCTATTGCGGGAAGCGAGGATCGATGCCGCCCGGACAAACCTGCGCATGGTGGAGATCCTGGAAGAAAAAACCGGGTTGGCACCGCCGGAGTTCGTTATGGCGCTGGCCCATACGCTGAACTATCCCGTGCTGTCCATGGAAGACCTGAACCGCCTGACCCCGGCGTTTGACATCTTGCCCTTCACGCTGGCGCAGCAAAAAGATTGCATCGCCTTTCGCGACCATGAAGGAAAATTGTTGCTCGCAATCGGCGACCCTTACAACCAGACCGTACAGGACTGGGTTGAAGAAACAATCCGCGTGCCTTTTGCTGGATACCTTGCCCACTATGCCGATCTTGCCGCATGTCTGACCCAGCAGGAAGAATCGCTGCGGGCGATGGATGGCGTGCTGGGCGAAGAAAACAAGGAAACCGGCAGCCGTTCCGGCATCGAAGATCTATCCCTCAAGGCGATCAGCGAAGATACCAGCCCGGTCGTCAAACTGGTGCGCTCGACGCTCTACGATGCACTGAAAATGGGCACCAGCGATATCCATCTGGAAAAAACCCCAACCGGACTGGCCATCCGCTACCGCATCGACGGGGTGCTGACGACGGTGGGCGAGATCTCCGGAAGCGATCTCGCCGAACAGGTTATTTCCCGCATCAAGGTCATGTCGGAACTCGATATCTCGGAACGGCGGACGCCGCAGGATGGGCGTTTCAAGGTTTCGGCCCAGGGACGGGACGTGGACTGCCGGGTTTCCATCATGCCCAGCATTTTCGGCGAGGATGCGGTGCTGCGGATCCTCGACAAGGAAGCGCTGTCCGACCATATGCGGGGCTTGCGTCTCGACTATATCGGCTTCGATGCCGATTCGCTGACGCGCTTGCGGCGCCTGTGCAACGAACCTTACGGCATGGTCCTGGTGACCGGCCCGACCGGCAGCGGAAAAACCACCACGATCTATGCCGCCATTTCCGAAATCAACCATGGTCTCGACAAGATCATCACCATTGAGGATCCGGTCGAATACCAGCTGCCCGGGGTGCTCCAGATTCCGGTTAATGAAAAGAAAGGCCTCACGTTTGCGCGCGGCCTGCGTTCCATACTGCGGCATGACCCGGACAAAATCATGGTCGGAGAAATCCGCGACTCGGAAACCGCCCAGATCGCCGTGCAGGCCGCCCTGACTGGCCACCTGGTCTTTACCACCGTACACGCCAACAACGTGTTCGACGTCATCGGCCGCTTCCTCCACATGCAAGTGGACCCTTACAACTTTGTCGCCGCCATGAACGGCATTCTGGCGCAGCGTCTGGTCAGGATGAGCTGTCCCCACTGCGCCGAACCGGTACAGCCAGATCAGGAACTACTGGCGCTTTCTGGCCTCGCCGATATGGATGTGACCTCTTACCGCTTCAAAGCGGGCAAGGGTTGCGGCCAATGCCGCGGCTCGGGATACAAGGGGCGCAGGGCGATCGGAGAATTGCTCAATCTCAATGACGAAATCCGCGAAATGATCGTTGCCAGAGAGCCCATCCGCCATCTCAAGGAGGCCGCACGTCGCAACGGCACGCGATTCCTGCGGGATGCAGCGCTGGACTTAGTGGCGACAGGAGAAACCACCCTGCAGGAGATAAACCGTGTCACCTTTGTGGCGTGA
- a CDS encoding PilN domain-containing protein: protein MAAPILTLDFKRNPFLRRSMGAWLLLGGACAGVAAALSFAEADQALLQISQQTAELQQEYAPLAGPKSTMDVTQLAADIKHANDIIHQLNLPWDKLFMALESTANNQVALLSIQPDARKQLIHISGEAKNLDTILDYIAQLRSQETLAQITLTSHEIKQQDPDKPVRFSLSAKWTPTR, encoded by the coding sequence ATGGCTGCCCCGATACTCACACTGGACTTCAAACGCAATCCGTTCCTGCGCCGCAGCATGGGCGCCTGGCTGTTGCTGGGCGGAGCTTGCGCCGGAGTTGCCGCAGCCCTGTCATTCGCCGAGGCGGACCAGGCTCTGCTCCAGATCAGTCAACAAACGGCGGAACTGCAACAGGAATACGCGCCCCTGGCAGGACCGAAAAGCACCATGGACGTGACCCAGCTAGCGGCAGATATCAAGCACGCCAATGACATCATCCACCAGCTCAACCTCCCATGGGACAAGCTTTTTATGGCTCTGGAATCTACCGCAAACAACCAGGTGGCGCTGCTTTCCATTCAGCCTGATGCCCGCAAACAGCTGATCCACATTAGCGGAGAGGCGAAGAACCTGGACACCATACTGGATTACATTGCCCAACTGCGCAGCCAGGAAACACTCGCGCAAATCACCCTGACCAGCCATGAAATTAAGCAGCAAGACCCCGACAAGCCAGTCCGCTTCAGTCTGTCCGCCAAGTGGACACCCACACGATGA
- a CDS encoding secretin N-terminal domain-containing protein — protein sequence MKHWIWRLALLLLISFLAGCAGERAFREGKSLLAEGRTEEGLTQLEIAVKEDPNSIEFRTQLYRQRQLHIQKLLTQGDNARNSGHFVEAESWYLQALKFEDGNTRATNGLQAIEGGRRRAAMLTKAENLFKSGDLAAAEKLASGILGEDPANLGAREIKRKIDEKTWQDSNPSSGLSSGFKKPITIEFRDVNLKTIFEVISRTAGINFVFDKDVKPDLKATIMVRNSSVEDVINMLLVTNQLQKSVLNNNTILIYPHTPAKVKDYQELVVKGFYLTNADPKQMMSEIKTVLKTRDISIDESLNMLVMRDTPNVIRLAEKLVALHDRAEPEVVLEVEILEVKRSKLTELGMQWPNKFTVVAPPLSTTTATAFGNITNSTLNGGQLTVDNLRHLNGAQIGIPNPVLNLRGEDSDTNLLANPRIRVRNREKAKIHIGDRVPVITTTATANVGVAESVTYLDVGLKLEVEPRIYLDNDVAMKVNLEVSNIVQQIKSSTGTLTYQLGTRNASTTLRLKDGETQALAGLINDEDRASANKVPGLGDIPVLGHLFSSRLNSGSKTEIVLLITPRIVKNLIQPDAAAIEFTSGTETFVGAPPLAIRPVDAFSVLPGQRPAAQPQLIQRSETAPVPQSISAPPALEPQPSSTAIPPSETTSPATELMPVPAAEGKFRED from the coding sequence TTGAAACACTGGATCTGGCGCCTGGCGCTGCTGCTTTTGATTTCCTTCCTTGCTGGATGCGCCGGAGAACGCGCCTTTCGTGAAGGCAAATCACTGCTGGCGGAAGGCCGGACCGAGGAAGGGCTGACTCAGTTGGAAATCGCAGTCAAAGAAGACCCGAACAGCATCGAATTTCGCACCCAACTCTACCGGCAGCGCCAGCTTCACATCCAGAAACTGCTGACCCAGGGAGACAATGCGCGGAACTCCGGTCATTTTGTCGAGGCGGAATCCTGGTATCTTCAGGCGCTTAAATTCGAGGATGGCAATACCCGCGCCACCAACGGCTTGCAGGCCATCGAAGGCGGCCGCCGTCGCGCCGCCATGCTGACCAAAGCGGAAAACCTGTTCAAGTCAGGCGACCTGGCCGCTGCCGAAAAACTGGCGAGCGGCATACTCGGAGAAGACCCTGCCAACCTTGGCGCACGGGAAATAAAGCGGAAAATTGACGAGAAAACCTGGCAGGACAGCAATCCCTCCTCGGGGCTGAGCTCCGGTTTCAAAAAACCGATCACCATCGAGTTCCGGGACGTCAATCTGAAAACCATTTTCGAAGTGATTTCGCGCACTGCGGGCATCAACTTTGTTTTCGACAAGGACGTGAAGCCTGATCTGAAGGCGACCATTATGGTCCGCAACTCCTCCGTCGAAGATGTCATCAATATGCTGCTCGTCACCAACCAGCTGCAGAAAAGCGTGCTCAACAACAACACCATACTGATTTACCCGCACACGCCCGCCAAGGTCAAAGACTACCAGGAGCTGGTCGTCAAGGGTTTCTACCTGACGAACGCGGACCCGAAACAGATGATGAGCGAAATCAAGACGGTGCTGAAAACGCGCGACATCTCCATCGACGAAAGTCTCAACATGCTGGTGATGAGGGACACGCCCAATGTCATTCGCCTGGCCGAGAAGCTGGTCGCCCTGCATGACCGAGCCGAACCCGAGGTCGTCCTCGAAGTGGAAATACTGGAAGTGAAGCGCTCCAAGCTGACCGAACTGGGGATGCAATGGCCCAACAAATTCACCGTCGTGGCACCGCCACTATCTACCACCACGGCAACGGCCTTCGGCAACATCACGAATTCCACGCTTAACGGTGGGCAGCTTACTGTCGACAACCTGCGTCACCTGAACGGCGCCCAGATCGGCATCCCGAACCCCGTCCTGAACCTGCGCGGCGAGGATAGCGACACCAACCTGCTCGCTAACCCGAGAATCCGCGTGCGCAATCGCGAGAAAGCAAAAATCCACATCGGTGACCGGGTTCCGGTCATCACCACCACCGCCACCGCCAACGTCGGCGTGGCGGAATCCGTCACCTATCTGGATGTCGGACTCAAACTCGAAGTCGAGCCCAGGATTTATCTCGACAACGATGTGGCGATGAAGGTCAACCTCGAGGTCAGCAACATCGTGCAGCAAATCAAGAGCAGCACCGGAACGCTGACCTACCAGCTCGGCACCCGCAATGCCTCCACCACGCTACGCCTGAAGGACGGTGAAACCCAGGCACTGGCCGGACTCATCAATGACGAAGACCGGGCCAGTGCCAACAAGGTGCCCGGGCTTGGCGACATCCCCGTTCTTGGCCACCTGTTCTCGAGCCGTCTGAATAGTGGCAGCAAAACGGAAATCGTCCTGCTGATCACGCCTCGCATCGTCAAAAACCTGATCCAGCCCGATGCAGCGGCCATCGAGTTCACCTCCGGGACTGAAACCTTTGTCGGTGCGCCGCCTCTGGCCATTAGGCCAGTGGATGCATTTTCCGTGTTGCCGGGGCAGCGGCCTGCTGCTCAGCCGCAGTTGATTCAGCGTAGCGAGACCGCCCCAGTGCCGCAGAGTATATCCGCACCACCGGCGCTTGAACCCCAGCCTTCCAGCACAGCCATTCCACCGAGCGAAACCACCAGCCCGGCAACAGAACTAATGCCCGTGCCCGCAGCGGAGGGAAAGTTCAGGGAAGATTAA
- a CDS encoding type II secretion system protein, whose protein sequence is MARHNRGVQSRTSASGFTLIELVVTVAIVAVLASGIMPMIEVTVQRNKEQELRVALMQIRNAIDAYKKAAIDDRTVGASGYPKTLELLASGVEDIKSPTKAKIFFLRRIPRDPMSTDPSIPAAETWGKRSYASSAENPQEGNDVFDIYSLNTERGLNGISYKDW, encoded by the coding sequence ATGGCTCGCCACAACCGCGGAGTTCAGTCCAGAACATCGGCATCCGGTTTTACGCTGATCGAACTGGTAGTCACCGTCGCTATCGTCGCCGTGCTCGCTTCCGGCATCATGCCCATGATCGAAGTGACCGTGCAGCGCAACAAGGAGCAGGAGCTCAGAGTGGCGCTGATGCAAATTCGTAATGCGATAGACGCCTACAAGAAAGCCGCCATCGATGACCGCACCGTCGGTGCTTCCGGTTATCCCAAAACGTTAGAGTTATTAGCGAGCGGCGTGGAGGATATAAAAAGCCCGACCAAGGCAAAAATTTTCTTCCTGCGTCGTATTCCCCGTGATCCGATGTCTACCGACCCCAGCATCCCCGCAGCAGAAACCTGGGGAAAACGGAGCTATGCAAGCAGTGCAGAAAATCCCCAGGAAGGCAACGACGTGTTCGACATCTATTCCTTGAACACGGAAAGAGGACTCAATGGCATTTCCTACAAAGATTGGTAA
- a CDS encoding type II secretion system protein, which yields MAFPTKIGKGHFFHGCGGFTLIELLVVMAIIATLLSIATPRYFHSIEKSKEAVLKQDLNTLRDALDKYYGDTGKYPATLDDLVTKKYIRSIPEDPVSGSTVSWLTIAPDNPAKGGVYDVKSGALGNARNGTPYSEW from the coding sequence ATGGCATTTCCTACAAAGATTGGTAAAGGCCATTTCTTCCATGGCTGCGGCGGATTTACGCTCATCGAATTGCTGGTAGTCATGGCAATTATCGCCACCCTGCTGTCTATCGCCACGCCCCGCTACTTCCATAGCATCGAAAAATCCAAGGAAGCCGTGCTCAAACAGGATCTGAATACACTACGCGATGCGCTCGACAAATATTATGGCGACACGGGAAAATATCCAGCCACGCTGGACGACCTGGTTACTAAAAAATACATCCGCTCCATTCCGGAAGATCCCGTATCCGGCAGCACCGTCAGCTGGCTAACCATTGCGCCCGACAACCCCGCCAAAGGCGGTGTCTACGACGTTAAAAGCGGCGCACTTGGCAACGCTCGAAATGGCACGCCTTACAGTGAATGGTGA
- the ppnN gene encoding nucleotide 5'-monophosphate nucleosidase PpnN, whose protein sequence is MEYEVVDTQVSPTGRLEVLSRTEAAKLLDEGHGSLHELYRNCSLAVLNCGNELDDAKELLERYRAFDIRIIQRQRGIKLDIKGAPASAFVEGKMITGIREHLFAVLRDVIYVSEEIRGNPRFALNTSDGVTDTVFHILRNACVLQPMTDPNIVVCWGGHSISREEYDYSKLIGYQLGLRGLDICTGCGPGAMKGPMKGAAIAHAKQRIRNGRYIGFTEPGIIAAESPNPIVNELVIFPDVEKRLEAFVRAGHGFIVFPGGVGTAEEILYVLGVLLHPSNAEQPFPLIFTGPKSAEDYFRQIDQFIGATLGAEAQRRYQIIIDDPVQVAREVQAGIKLVRNFRKQQRDAYYFNSLLRIEHDLQRPFHPSHENMRKLKLQKNQPKHTLAANLRRAFSGVVAGNVKDEGIREIEKHGSFEIHGDSTIMGPMDALMSSFVAQKRMKISSKKYNPCYRIVAETVA, encoded by the coding sequence ATGGAATACGAAGTAGTCGACACGCAAGTTTCACCCACCGGCCGGCTAGAGGTGCTGTCCAGAACGGAAGCGGCCAAGTTGCTCGACGAGGGCCATGGAAGTTTGCACGAGCTTTATCGCAATTGCTCGCTGGCAGTGCTTAATTGCGGCAATGAACTCGATGATGCCAAAGAACTGCTGGAGCGCTATCGTGCCTTCGATATCCGCATCATCCAGCGCCAGCGCGGCATCAAACTCGACATCAAGGGGGCACCGGCCAGCGCCTTCGTGGAAGGCAAGATGATCACGGGTATCCGGGAGCACTTATTCGCCGTCCTGCGCGATGTCATCTATGTCAGCGAAGAGATTCGCGGCAACCCGCGATTTGCCCTCAACACTTCAGATGGCGTTACCGATACGGTGTTCCACATTCTGCGCAATGCCTGTGTCCTGCAGCCGATGACCGATCCTAATATAGTGGTTTGCTGGGGTGGCCATTCTATCAGCCGTGAGGAATATGATTACAGCAAGCTGATCGGCTACCAGTTGGGCCTGCGCGGCCTCGATATCTGCACCGGCTGCGGCCCGGGAGCCATGAAGGGACCGATGAAGGGTGCCGCCATCGCCCATGCCAAGCAGCGCATCAGGAACGGGCGCTACATCGGCTTCACCGAGCCGGGAATCATCGCCGCCGAGTCGCCGAATCCGATCGTCAATGAACTGGTGATTTTCCCCGACGTCGAGAAGCGCCTGGAAGCGTTCGTTCGTGCCGGACATGGCTTCATCGTCTTTCCTGGCGGCGTCGGCACGGCCGAGGAAATCCTTTATGTCCTCGGCGTCCTGCTTCATCCGAGCAATGCCGAACAGCCCTTTCCTCTCATCTTTACTGGACCGAAGAGTGCAGAGGACTACTTTCGGCAGATCGACCAGTTCATCGGTGCTACCCTCGGCGCCGAAGCCCAACGGCGCTATCAGATCATCATTGACGATCCGGTGCAGGTGGCGCGGGAAGTCCAGGCCGGCATCAAGCTGGTTCGCAACTTCCGCAAACAACAGCGGGATGCCTACTACTTCAATTCCCTGCTCAGGATCGAACACGATTTGCAGCGCCCCTTCCATCCCAGCCACGAGAACATGCGCAAGCTAAAGTTGCAGAAGAATCAACCGAAGCACACCCTTGCTGCCAACCTGCGGCGTGCCTTTTCGGGTGTTGTTGCCGGCAATGTCAAGGACGAGGGCATCCGTGAGATTGAAAAACACGGCAGCTTTGAGATCCACGGTGACTCGACAATCATGGGGCCGATGGATGCTCTGATGTCATCTTTCGTTGCCCAGAAGCGTATGAAGATATCGAGTAAAAAATACAACCCCTGTTACCGCATAGTTGCCGAGACCGTCGCCTAG
- a CDS encoding cyclic nucleotide-binding domain-containing protein has protein sequence MDFSNLFRHETETVNFSSGETILKCGEMSDVMYVMLEGEAEVRLGGQVICTAQTGTLLGELGLIDHNPGCADVIARTDCRLVAIDKRRFLFLIQQTPNFALDVMKVIAERLRAMNHHAMESLGNR, from the coding sequence ATGGATTTTTCCAACCTGTTTAGGCATGAAACCGAAACCGTCAATTTTTCCTCAGGCGAAACCATTCTTAAATGTGGAGAAATGAGTGATGTCATGTATGTGATGCTCGAGGGGGAAGCAGAAGTCAGGCTGGGTGGACAAGTGATTTGTACTGCGCAAACAGGAACCCTGCTGGGGGAGTTGGGGCTCATTGACCATAACCCTGGTTGCGCAGACGTGATTGCGAGGACTGACTGTCGTTTGGTGGCGATCGACAAGCGCCGCTTTCTCTTCCTGATCCAGCAGACACCAAATTTTGCACTGGATGTGATGAAGGTGATTGCCGAACGTCTACGGGCAATGAATCACCACGCGATGGAATCGCTCGGGAATCGATAG